In Falco cherrug isolate bFalChe1 chromosome 11 unlocalized genomic scaffold, bFalChe1.pri SUPER_11_unloc_3, whole genome shotgun sequence, a genomic segment contains:
- the LOC102047396 gene encoding adhesion G protein-coupled receptor E3 isoform X1: MPLPLCHRHPGATASPVLCPVMGYLPPTACLWVLCHLLSHLPATEGDQRLSCGPHFCSTSSCCLHQWVESLEGKAWACGCPPGTAPIAQNSIISCQVLDPKVGSCKFPILEEARRACGDPKSPAGATTCARLLATQQLLDAACTQPTAAKLQNTLNQLQAEALKDLRSTTTELLLQSTEALVLQAALQRPGSGPQRFNTSTMEAAVEVVHSDGCPQTTLMLVVSEESLTISCQEVVSDAQAVLWAGKHAVAFIVYKEVEKLLGGTTELRQGRLNSRVVGGTMGTPNITFEVAFNITLQHHTAPQAGEEPHCMSWQKLGTENHWTPSGCTRIGGDNLRSVCACTHFSTFAILMAIHPVTESYALLVVTYVGMSVSLVCLFLAIITFLLCRSLWSISITLHLHLSICLFAADLLFLVAVPHTTNQLTCAITAGFLHYLFLACFAWMFLEGLHLFLTIRNLTVLNYTSASRFRKRYIYPAGYGTPAIVVAISAAVHPGGYGTEHYCWLSMKGGFIWSFLGPVCVIILVNLLFFLTTLWILRDKLSSLNADVTALKSTRLMTFKALAQICILGCTWGLGLLQAQGDNIVVAFIFTIVNSLQGAFIFLVHCVLNRQVTEQYRRWFRVLGQREHPHEMPTTEMQISYVMHGPFSPPGRGEAEQPQHQGLHVAEVTPGASRTDPFPAHPTHFQQFSSTSDPFPAYFLSFQPVFPVILLI; this comes from the exons ATGCCACTTCCCCTCTGTCACCGGCACCCTGGGGCCACTGCGTCCCCTGTCCTGTGTCCTGTCATGGGATACCTCCCCCCCACCGCGTGCCTCTGGG TGCTGTGCCACCTCCTGAGCCACCTCCCTGCCACTGAGGGTGACCAGAGAC tgtCCTGTGGTCCCCACTTCtgctccaccagcagctgctgcctgcatcaGTGGGTGGAGAGTCTGGAGGGGAAAGCCTGGGCCTGTGGGTGCCCCCCCGGCACGGCCCCCATCGCCCAGAACTCCATCATCTCCTGCCAGG TGCTTGACCCCAAAGTAGGGTCCTGTAAATTTCCCATCCTGGAGGAGGCCAGAAGGGCATGCGGAGACCCCAAG AGCCCGGCGGGGGCCACCACCTGCGCCCGCCTGCTGGccacccagcagctcctggacGCCGCCTGCacccagcccacggcagccaAGCTGCAG aacACGCTGaaccagctgcaggcagaggccCTCAAGGATCTCCGTTCCACCACCAccgagctgctgctgcagagcaccgAAGCCCtcgtgctgcaggcagccctccAGCGCCCTGGCTCCGGCCCCCAACGCTTCAACACCTCCACCATGG AGGCCGCGGTGGAGGTGGTACACAGTGACGGCTGCCCCCAGACCACGCTGATGCTGGTGGTAAGCGAGGAGAGCCTGACCATCAGTTGCCAGGAGGTGGTGAGTGATGCCCAGGCAG TTCTCTGGGCAGGCAAGCACGCGGTGGCCTTTATTGTCTACAAGGAGGTGGAGAAGTTGCTGGGTGGCACCACAGAGCTGCGCCAGGGGAGGCTCAACTCCCGCGTGGTCGGTGGCACCATGGGGACACCTAACATCACCTTCGAAGTCGCCTTCAACATCACCCTGCAGCACCACacg GCACCGCAGGCGGGCGAGGAGCCGCACTGCATGTCTTGGCAGAAGTTGGGCACCGAGAACCACTGGACACCTTCAGGTTGCACCCGCATCGGGGGTGACAACCTCCGCTCCGTCTGTGCCTGCACCCACTTCTCCACCTTCGCCATCCTCATGGCCATCCACCCCGTTACG GAGAGCTACGCGCTGTTGGTGGTGACCTACGTGGGGATGTCGGTGTCACTGGTCTGCCTCTTCCTGGCCATCATCACCTTCCTCCTGTGCCGCTCACTCTGGAGTATCAGCATCACCCTCCACCTGCACCTCAGCATCTGCCTCTTTGCTGCTGACCTCCTCTTCCTCGTGGCCGTGCCCCACACCACCAACCAG CTAACGTGCGCCATCACAGCGGGCTTCCTCCACTACCTCTTCCTCGCCTGCTTCGCCTGGATGTTCCTGGAGGGTTTGCACCTCTTCCTCACCATCAGAAACCTGACCGTCCTCAACTACACCAGCGCCAGTCGCTTCAGGAAAAGATACATCTACCCTGCAGGCTACGGCACGCCGGCCATCGTGGTAGCCATCTCCGCCGCTGTCCATCCTGGTGGCTACGGCACTGAGCACTA ctgctggctgagcaTGAAGGGAGGTTTCATCTGGAGTTTCCTCGGTCCTGTCTGTGTCATCATCCTG gttaatttgttattttttctcacCACCCTCTGGATTCTACGGGACAAACTTTCCTCCCTCAATGCTGATGTCACAGCCCTAAAAAGCACCCG GCTGATGACATTCAAGGCACTGGCACAGAtctgtatcctgggctgcacgTGGGGTCTGGGCTTGCTGCAGGCGCAGGGGGACAATATAGTAGTGGCCTTCATCTTCACCATCGTCAACAGCCTACAAGGAGCTTTCATCTTCCTTGTGCACTGCGTCCTCAACCGGCAG GTGACGGAGCAGTACCGGCGCTGGTTTAGGGTGCTGGGGCAACGAGAGCACCCCCATGAGATGCCCACCACCGAGATGCAGATCAGCTATGTCATG CATGGCCCTTTTTCACCCCCAGGAAGGGGAGAGGCCGAACAGCCACAGCACCAAGGGCTGCACGTGGCAGAAGTGACACCGGGTGCCTCCAGGACTGACCCGTTCCCGGCACATCCAACCCATTTCCAGCAGTTTTCTAGCACATCTGACCCATTCCCAGCATATTTCCTGTCATTCCAACCCGTTTTCCCAGTCATCCTGCTGATCTGA
- the LOC102047396 gene encoding adhesion G protein-coupled receptor E3 isoform X4: MPLPLCHRHPGATASPVLCPVMGYLPPTACLWVLCHLLSHLPATEGDQRLSCGPHFCSTSSCCLHQWVESLEGKAWACGCPPGTAPIAQNSIISCQVLDPKVGSCKFPILEEARRACGDPKSPAGATTCARLLATQQLLDAACTQPTAAKLQNTLNQLQAEALKDLRSTTTELLLQSTEALVLQAALQRPGSGPQRFNTSTMEAAVEVVHSDGCPQTTLMLVVSEESLTISCQEVVSDAQAVLWAGKHAVAFIVYKEVEKLLGGTTELRQGRLNSRVVGGTMGTPNITFEVAFNITLQHHTAPQAGEEPHCMSWQKLGTENHWTPSGCTRIGGDNLRSVCACTHFSTFAILMAIHPVTESYALLVVTYVGMSVSLVCLFLAIITFLLCRSLWSISITLHLHLSICLFAADLLFLVAVPHTTNQLTCAITAGFLHYLFLACFAWMFLEGLHLFLTIRNLTVLNYTSASRFRKRYIYPAGYGTPAIVVAISAAVHPGGYGTEHYCWLSMKGGFIWSFLGPVCVIILVNLLFFLTTLWILRDKLSSLNADVTALKSTRLMTFKALAQICILGCTWGLGLLQAQGDNIVVAFIFTIVNSLQGAFIFLVHCVLNRQVTEQYRRWFRVLGQREHPHEMPTTEMQISYVMD, encoded by the exons ATGCCACTTCCCCTCTGTCACCGGCACCCTGGGGCCACTGCGTCCCCTGTCCTGTGTCCTGTCATGGGATACCTCCCCCCCACCGCGTGCCTCTGGG TGCTGTGCCACCTCCTGAGCCACCTCCCTGCCACTGAGGGTGACCAGAGAC tgtCCTGTGGTCCCCACTTCtgctccaccagcagctgctgcctgcatcaGTGGGTGGAGAGTCTGGAGGGGAAAGCCTGGGCCTGTGGGTGCCCCCCCGGCACGGCCCCCATCGCCCAGAACTCCATCATCTCCTGCCAGG TGCTTGACCCCAAAGTAGGGTCCTGTAAATTTCCCATCCTGGAGGAGGCCAGAAGGGCATGCGGAGACCCCAAG AGCCCGGCGGGGGCCACCACCTGCGCCCGCCTGCTGGccacccagcagctcctggacGCCGCCTGCacccagcccacggcagccaAGCTGCAG aacACGCTGaaccagctgcaggcagaggccCTCAAGGATCTCCGTTCCACCACCAccgagctgctgctgcagagcaccgAAGCCCtcgtgctgcaggcagccctccAGCGCCCTGGCTCCGGCCCCCAACGCTTCAACACCTCCACCATGG AGGCCGCGGTGGAGGTGGTACACAGTGACGGCTGCCCCCAGACCACGCTGATGCTGGTGGTAAGCGAGGAGAGCCTGACCATCAGTTGCCAGGAGGTGGTGAGTGATGCCCAGGCAG TTCTCTGGGCAGGCAAGCACGCGGTGGCCTTTATTGTCTACAAGGAGGTGGAGAAGTTGCTGGGTGGCACCACAGAGCTGCGCCAGGGGAGGCTCAACTCCCGCGTGGTCGGTGGCACCATGGGGACACCTAACATCACCTTCGAAGTCGCCTTCAACATCACCCTGCAGCACCACacg GCACCGCAGGCGGGCGAGGAGCCGCACTGCATGTCTTGGCAGAAGTTGGGCACCGAGAACCACTGGACACCTTCAGGTTGCACCCGCATCGGGGGTGACAACCTCCGCTCCGTCTGTGCCTGCACCCACTTCTCCACCTTCGCCATCCTCATGGCCATCCACCCCGTTACG GAGAGCTACGCGCTGTTGGTGGTGACCTACGTGGGGATGTCGGTGTCACTGGTCTGCCTCTTCCTGGCCATCATCACCTTCCTCCTGTGCCGCTCACTCTGGAGTATCAGCATCACCCTCCACCTGCACCTCAGCATCTGCCTCTTTGCTGCTGACCTCCTCTTCCTCGTGGCCGTGCCCCACACCACCAACCAG CTAACGTGCGCCATCACAGCGGGCTTCCTCCACTACCTCTTCCTCGCCTGCTTCGCCTGGATGTTCCTGGAGGGTTTGCACCTCTTCCTCACCATCAGAAACCTGACCGTCCTCAACTACACCAGCGCCAGTCGCTTCAGGAAAAGATACATCTACCCTGCAGGCTACGGCACGCCGGCCATCGTGGTAGCCATCTCCGCCGCTGTCCATCCTGGTGGCTACGGCACTGAGCACTA ctgctggctgagcaTGAAGGGAGGTTTCATCTGGAGTTTCCTCGGTCCTGTCTGTGTCATCATCCTG gttaatttgttattttttctcacCACCCTCTGGATTCTACGGGACAAACTTTCCTCCCTCAATGCTGATGTCACAGCCCTAAAAAGCACCCG GCTGATGACATTCAAGGCACTGGCACAGAtctgtatcctgggctgcacgTGGGGTCTGGGCTTGCTGCAGGCGCAGGGGGACAATATAGTAGTGGCCTTCATCTTCACCATCGTCAACAGCCTACAAGGAGCTTTCATCTTCCTTGTGCACTGCGTCCTCAACCGGCAG GTGACGGAGCAGTACCGGCGCTGGTTTAGGGTGCTGGGGCAACGAGAGCACCCCCATGAGATGCCCACCACCGAGATGCAGATCAGCTATGTCATG GACTGA
- the LOC102047396 gene encoding adhesion G protein-coupled receptor E3 isoform X2, giving the protein MPLPLCHRHPGATASPVLCPVMGYLPPTACLWVLCHLLSHLPATEGDQRLSCGPHFCSTSSCCLHQWVESLEGKAWACGCPPGTAPIAQNSIISCQVLDPKVGSCKFPILEEARRACGDPKSPAGATTCARLLATQQLLDAACTQPTAAKLQNTLNQLQAEALKDLRSTTTELLLQSTEALVLQAALQRPGSGPQRFNTSTMEAAVEVVHSDGCPQTTLMLVVSEESLTISCQEVVSDAQAGKHAVAFIVYKEVEKLLGGTTELRQGRLNSRVVGGTMGTPNITFEVAFNITLQHHTAPQAGEEPHCMSWQKLGTENHWTPSGCTRIGGDNLRSVCACTHFSTFAILMAIHPVTESYALLVVTYVGMSVSLVCLFLAIITFLLCRSLWSISITLHLHLSICLFAADLLFLVAVPHTTNQLTCAITAGFLHYLFLACFAWMFLEGLHLFLTIRNLTVLNYTSASRFRKRYIYPAGYGTPAIVVAISAAVHPGGYGTEHYCWLSMKGGFIWSFLGPVCVIILVNLLFFLTTLWILRDKLSSLNADVTALKSTRLMTFKALAQICILGCTWGLGLLQAQGDNIVVAFIFTIVNSLQGAFIFLVHCVLNRQVTEQYRRWFRVLGQREHPHEMPTTEMQISYVMHGPFSPPGRGEAEQPQHQGLHVAEVTPGASRTDPFPAHPTHFQQFSSTSDPFPAYFLSFQPVFPVILLI; this is encoded by the exons ATGCCACTTCCCCTCTGTCACCGGCACCCTGGGGCCACTGCGTCCCCTGTCCTGTGTCCTGTCATGGGATACCTCCCCCCCACCGCGTGCCTCTGGG TGCTGTGCCACCTCCTGAGCCACCTCCCTGCCACTGAGGGTGACCAGAGAC tgtCCTGTGGTCCCCACTTCtgctccaccagcagctgctgcctgcatcaGTGGGTGGAGAGTCTGGAGGGGAAAGCCTGGGCCTGTGGGTGCCCCCCCGGCACGGCCCCCATCGCCCAGAACTCCATCATCTCCTGCCAGG TGCTTGACCCCAAAGTAGGGTCCTGTAAATTTCCCATCCTGGAGGAGGCCAGAAGGGCATGCGGAGACCCCAAG AGCCCGGCGGGGGCCACCACCTGCGCCCGCCTGCTGGccacccagcagctcctggacGCCGCCTGCacccagcccacggcagccaAGCTGCAG aacACGCTGaaccagctgcaggcagaggccCTCAAGGATCTCCGTTCCACCACCAccgagctgctgctgcagagcaccgAAGCCCtcgtgctgcaggcagccctccAGCGCCCTGGCTCCGGCCCCCAACGCTTCAACACCTCCACCATGG AGGCCGCGGTGGAGGTGGTACACAGTGACGGCTGCCCCCAGACCACGCTGATGCTGGTGGTAAGCGAGGAGAGCCTGACCATCAGTTGCCAGGAGGTGGTGAGTGATGCCCAGGCAG GCAAGCACGCGGTGGCCTTTATTGTCTACAAGGAGGTGGAGAAGTTGCTGGGTGGCACCACAGAGCTGCGCCAGGGGAGGCTCAACTCCCGCGTGGTCGGTGGCACCATGGGGACACCTAACATCACCTTCGAAGTCGCCTTCAACATCACCCTGCAGCACCACacg GCACCGCAGGCGGGCGAGGAGCCGCACTGCATGTCTTGGCAGAAGTTGGGCACCGAGAACCACTGGACACCTTCAGGTTGCACCCGCATCGGGGGTGACAACCTCCGCTCCGTCTGTGCCTGCACCCACTTCTCCACCTTCGCCATCCTCATGGCCATCCACCCCGTTACG GAGAGCTACGCGCTGTTGGTGGTGACCTACGTGGGGATGTCGGTGTCACTGGTCTGCCTCTTCCTGGCCATCATCACCTTCCTCCTGTGCCGCTCACTCTGGAGTATCAGCATCACCCTCCACCTGCACCTCAGCATCTGCCTCTTTGCTGCTGACCTCCTCTTCCTCGTGGCCGTGCCCCACACCACCAACCAG CTAACGTGCGCCATCACAGCGGGCTTCCTCCACTACCTCTTCCTCGCCTGCTTCGCCTGGATGTTCCTGGAGGGTTTGCACCTCTTCCTCACCATCAGAAACCTGACCGTCCTCAACTACACCAGCGCCAGTCGCTTCAGGAAAAGATACATCTACCCTGCAGGCTACGGCACGCCGGCCATCGTGGTAGCCATCTCCGCCGCTGTCCATCCTGGTGGCTACGGCACTGAGCACTA ctgctggctgagcaTGAAGGGAGGTTTCATCTGGAGTTTCCTCGGTCCTGTCTGTGTCATCATCCTG gttaatttgttattttttctcacCACCCTCTGGATTCTACGGGACAAACTTTCCTCCCTCAATGCTGATGTCACAGCCCTAAAAAGCACCCG GCTGATGACATTCAAGGCACTGGCACAGAtctgtatcctgggctgcacgTGGGGTCTGGGCTTGCTGCAGGCGCAGGGGGACAATATAGTAGTGGCCTTCATCTTCACCATCGTCAACAGCCTACAAGGAGCTTTCATCTTCCTTGTGCACTGCGTCCTCAACCGGCAG GTGACGGAGCAGTACCGGCGCTGGTTTAGGGTGCTGGGGCAACGAGAGCACCCCCATGAGATGCCCACCACCGAGATGCAGATCAGCTATGTCATG CATGGCCCTTTTTCACCCCCAGGAAGGGGAGAGGCCGAACAGCCACAGCACCAAGGGCTGCACGTGGCAGAAGTGACACCGGGTGCCTCCAGGACTGACCCGTTCCCGGCACATCCAACCCATTTCCAGCAGTTTTCTAGCACATCTGACCCATTCCCAGCATATTTCCTGTCATTCCAACCCGTTTTCCCAGTCATCCTGCTGATCTGA
- the LOC102047396 gene encoding adhesion G protein-coupled receptor E3 isoform X3, translated as MPLPLCHRHPGATASPVLCPVMGYLPPTACLWVLCHLLSHLPATEGDQRLSCGPHFCSTSSCCLHQWVESLEGKAWACGCPPGTAPIAQNSIISCQVLDPKVGSCKFPILEEARRACGDPKSPAGATTCARLLATQQLLDAACTQPTAAKLQNTLNQLQAEALKDLRSTTTELLLQSTEALVLQAALQRPGSGPQRFNTSTMEAAVEVVHSDGCPQTTLMLVVSEESLTISCQEVVSDAQAVLWAGKHAVAFIVYKEVEKLLGGTTELRQGRLNSRVVGGTMGTPNITFEVAFNITLQHHTAPQAGEEPHCMSWQKLGTENHWTPSGCTRIGGDNLRSVCACTHFSTFAILMAIHPVTESYALLVVTYVGMSVSLVCLFLAIITFLLCRSLWSISITLHLHLSICLFAADLLFLVAVPHTTNQLTCAITAGFLHYLFLACFAWMFLEGLHLFLTIRNLTVLNYTSASRFRKRYIYPAGYGTPAIVVAISAAVHPGGYGTEHYCWLSMKGGFIWSFLGPVCVIILVNLLFFLTTLWILRDKLSSLNADVTALKSTRLMTFKALAQICILGCTWGLGLLQAQGDNIVVAFIFTIVNSLQGAFIFLVHCVLNRQVTEQYRRWFRVLGQREHPHEMPTTEMQISYVMEGERPNSHSTKGCTWQK; from the exons ATGCCACTTCCCCTCTGTCACCGGCACCCTGGGGCCACTGCGTCCCCTGTCCTGTGTCCTGTCATGGGATACCTCCCCCCCACCGCGTGCCTCTGGG TGCTGTGCCACCTCCTGAGCCACCTCCCTGCCACTGAGGGTGACCAGAGAC tgtCCTGTGGTCCCCACTTCtgctccaccagcagctgctgcctgcatcaGTGGGTGGAGAGTCTGGAGGGGAAAGCCTGGGCCTGTGGGTGCCCCCCCGGCACGGCCCCCATCGCCCAGAACTCCATCATCTCCTGCCAGG TGCTTGACCCCAAAGTAGGGTCCTGTAAATTTCCCATCCTGGAGGAGGCCAGAAGGGCATGCGGAGACCCCAAG AGCCCGGCGGGGGCCACCACCTGCGCCCGCCTGCTGGccacccagcagctcctggacGCCGCCTGCacccagcccacggcagccaAGCTGCAG aacACGCTGaaccagctgcaggcagaggccCTCAAGGATCTCCGTTCCACCACCAccgagctgctgctgcagagcaccgAAGCCCtcgtgctgcaggcagccctccAGCGCCCTGGCTCCGGCCCCCAACGCTTCAACACCTCCACCATGG AGGCCGCGGTGGAGGTGGTACACAGTGACGGCTGCCCCCAGACCACGCTGATGCTGGTGGTAAGCGAGGAGAGCCTGACCATCAGTTGCCAGGAGGTGGTGAGTGATGCCCAGGCAG TTCTCTGGGCAGGCAAGCACGCGGTGGCCTTTATTGTCTACAAGGAGGTGGAGAAGTTGCTGGGTGGCACCACAGAGCTGCGCCAGGGGAGGCTCAACTCCCGCGTGGTCGGTGGCACCATGGGGACACCTAACATCACCTTCGAAGTCGCCTTCAACATCACCCTGCAGCACCACacg GCACCGCAGGCGGGCGAGGAGCCGCACTGCATGTCTTGGCAGAAGTTGGGCACCGAGAACCACTGGACACCTTCAGGTTGCACCCGCATCGGGGGTGACAACCTCCGCTCCGTCTGTGCCTGCACCCACTTCTCCACCTTCGCCATCCTCATGGCCATCCACCCCGTTACG GAGAGCTACGCGCTGTTGGTGGTGACCTACGTGGGGATGTCGGTGTCACTGGTCTGCCTCTTCCTGGCCATCATCACCTTCCTCCTGTGCCGCTCACTCTGGAGTATCAGCATCACCCTCCACCTGCACCTCAGCATCTGCCTCTTTGCTGCTGACCTCCTCTTCCTCGTGGCCGTGCCCCACACCACCAACCAG CTAACGTGCGCCATCACAGCGGGCTTCCTCCACTACCTCTTCCTCGCCTGCTTCGCCTGGATGTTCCTGGAGGGTTTGCACCTCTTCCTCACCATCAGAAACCTGACCGTCCTCAACTACACCAGCGCCAGTCGCTTCAGGAAAAGATACATCTACCCTGCAGGCTACGGCACGCCGGCCATCGTGGTAGCCATCTCCGCCGCTGTCCATCCTGGTGGCTACGGCACTGAGCACTA ctgctggctgagcaTGAAGGGAGGTTTCATCTGGAGTTTCCTCGGTCCTGTCTGTGTCATCATCCTG gttaatttgttattttttctcacCACCCTCTGGATTCTACGGGACAAACTTTCCTCCCTCAATGCTGATGTCACAGCCCTAAAAAGCACCCG GCTGATGACATTCAAGGCACTGGCACAGAtctgtatcctgggctgcacgTGGGGTCTGGGCTTGCTGCAGGCGCAGGGGGACAATATAGTAGTGGCCTTCATCTTCACCATCGTCAACAGCCTACAAGGAGCTTTCATCTTCCTTGTGCACTGCGTCCTCAACCGGCAG GTGACGGAGCAGTACCGGCGCTGGTTTAGGGTGCTGGGGCAACGAGAGCACCCCCATGAGATGCCCACCACCGAGATGCAGATCAGCTATGTCATG GAAGGGGAGAGGCCGAACAGCCACAGCACCAAGGGCTGCACGTGGCAGAAGTGA